The proteins below are encoded in one region of Desulfobotulus mexicanus:
- a CDS encoding autotransporter assembly complex protein TamA, giving the protein MLFLNFFLKFSLFFLLICLSSEAEARLLPFLSQDTYRVRIEGEMAPDIKNLLLAVSETYALKDRPIATPEMLRRRAANDIAPMTRALRSEGFYKSEISSEMRTRGEIPEIIFHVKTGPAYLINEILIISEDTEPSVQHLPKPKDLNLVPGTRARAPEILKGVDLLKNFFRERGTATPEVTLKTPVVRHSQKTVDLHYTYKSEPISLFGDLSVEGTRRVKPLYVENRIPWRKGELFRASHLNRFRSQLMQDGLFAIVDIHHPPLPDEDLFLPVHVNLIERSPRTIKAGVFHEPDTGTGIKVDWEHRNLRGMGERLNQSFTFAERKKESKTEYRIPDFMDKRQSLRLSGWVGEEESQAYKSEEGAFGARIFRQLCPLWSASTGVQYRLSRTTQQDETKTFGLISFPQELIRDQRNSILNPTKGMRVFWRVEPLRDTLDTDVWFLKLATGMSVHFPLIAEEKLIFSMRGSLGSIIGESNLSVPADERFYAGGGGSIRGYSYKSIGPEEKGTVVGGRSMVETGGELRWRMENNFGLVAFLDGGQVFTSSELQLEDEFYWGAGLGLRYYTDFAPFRLDVAFPLNRRSQDDSFQIYISIGQAF; this is encoded by the coding sequence ATGCTTTTTTTAAATTTTTTTCTTAAATTTTCATTATTTTTTCTGCTGATCTGCCTTAGCTCTGAAGCCGAAGCCAGACTGCTGCCCTTTTTATCCCAGGATACCTACAGGGTCAGAATAGAGGGAGAAATGGCTCCGGATATAAAAAACCTGCTGCTGGCTGTTTCCGAGACCTATGCCCTGAAAGACCGTCCCATTGCCACACCTGAAATGCTGAGAAGGCGTGCGGCCAATGACATTGCCCCCATGACCCGTGCCCTGCGCTCCGAAGGGTTTTACAAAAGTGAAATTTCAAGTGAAATGAGAACAAGGGGCGAAATACCTGAAATCATTTTCCACGTAAAAACAGGCCCTGCCTATCTTATCAATGAAATTCTAATAATCTCAGAAGACACTGAGCCTTCGGTACAGCACCTTCCTAAACCAAAGGACCTGAATCTTGTGCCCGGAACAAGGGCAAGGGCCCCTGAAATTCTTAAGGGTGTTGATCTTTTGAAAAATTTTTTCAGGGAAAGGGGAACGGCGACACCGGAAGTTACCTTAAAAACACCGGTGGTCAGGCACAGCCAAAAAACCGTGGACCTGCATTATACCTACAAATCCGAACCTATTTCCCTTTTCGGGGATCTTTCCGTGGAAGGGACAAGGCGGGTTAAGCCCCTTTATGTGGAAAACCGCATTCCATGGCGTAAGGGAGAACTGTTCAGGGCATCCCACCTCAACCGCTTCCGCAGCCAGCTGATGCAGGATGGTCTTTTTGCCATTGTGGATATTCATCACCCTCCCCTGCCCGATGAGGACCTCTTCCTTCCCGTCCATGTCAACCTCATTGAACGCAGCCCCCGAACCATTAAAGCCGGGGTCTTCCATGAGCCGGACACGGGTACAGGCATAAAAGTTGACTGGGAACACCGAAACCTCAGGGGCATGGGAGAACGCCTTAACCAGAGTTTTACCTTTGCGGAAAGAAAAAAAGAATCCAAAACAGAATACCGGATTCCCGACTTCATGGATAAACGCCAGTCCCTGCGTCTTTCCGGCTGGGTGGGAGAAGAAGAATCCCAGGCCTATAAGAGTGAGGAAGGGGCCTTTGGCGCAAGGATTTTCCGTCAGCTCTGTCCCCTCTGGTCCGCATCCACGGGCGTACAGTACCGCCTAAGCCGCACCACCCAGCAGGATGAAACCAAAACCTTCGGCCTCATATCCTTTCCCCAGGAACTGATCCGGGATCAGCGCAACAGCATCCTGAACCCCACAAAGGGTATGCGTGTTTTCTGGCGGGTAGAACCCCTCAGGGATACCCTTGATACGGATGTCTGGTTTCTTAAGCTTGCCACGGGCATGTCCGTACACTTTCCCCTCATTGCAGAGGAAAAACTTATTTTTTCCATGAGGGGCAGCCTTGGCTCCATCATTGGTGAATCCAACCTCAGTGTACCAGCGGACGAACGCTTCTATGCCGGAGGCGGCGGTTCCATCCGGGGCTACAGCTATAAGTCCATAGGGCCTGAAGAAAAGGGAACCGTGGTCGGAGGCCGCAGCATGGTGGAAACCGGAGGGGAGCTGCGCTGGCGTATGGAAAACAATTTCGGCCTTGTGGCCTTTCTGGACGGCGGCCAGGTATTCACATCCTCGGAACTGCAGCTGGAAGACGAATTCTACTGGGGTGCAGGACTGGGTCTGCGCTATTACACAGACTTTGCCCCTTTCCGTCTGGATGTGGCCTTTCCCCTGAACCGAAGATCCCAGGATGATTCCTTTCAGATTTACATCAGCATAGGGCAGGCATTCTAA
- a CDS encoding DEAD/DEAH box helicase has protein sequence MNPSHKIPGRTGNKPQFRKRRNPDRKPESRSMKPGADPRLKAVFAKIGVPEARPFIADPFQEKAIEAVGKGDCLVMAPTGSGKTYIAEQAIEKVFREGKRAWYASPLKALTNAIHTAFSRKFGEANVGILTGDRKENPDAPIIIGTTEILRNQLYDAMHTCEDIRCDLVILDEAHYLGDPDRGVVWEETIIYMPPRVPLLMLSATIGNADEIAGWLESIRQQTCTIIRAKRRMVPLQPLFFHPGGTLFPFLMEHDEKRPGSKKGLHKKVIQYLSADRPPQLAPPRRLPNMADILAVLRHYNLLPAIFFLKSRSDCDAAITLCDEVGLLADPERGELLSKRMDELTRYWPHAARHPQRMHIEKRAVAAHHSGHLPAWKMVVETLMSEGLLDAVFATSTVAAGVNFPARTVLIANSDRFNGTEFMPLSSTEFHQMTGRAGRRGMDRIGFAVALPGKFMDLRHFGKMINAPPTEVESQIRIDFSMALNLLLSHTPAMIREIMERSFAAFRIASKLTGKGSKKASKGAAELLFADFIRHLNFLKDKNFVNADDRLSEDGMWASQLRIDQPVLVAEGFRLRLFSENNPAVMAGLMASFVNEREADDQEIPSDLIDEKLLKAFLHLRKNLQPFAKDMVSRGFPVFPLYLTPAVTVYHWASGMPWEEVHKNSPLAEGDLVRLLLRTSENLRHVGNLGGVFPEASKNAMAAVNAIMREPVTDAYTL, from the coding sequence ATGAATCCATCCCACAAAATACCAGGCAGAACCGGCAACAAGCCCCAGTTCCGTAAAAGAAGAAACCCGGACCGCAAACCCGAAAGCCGCAGCATGAAGCCCGGTGCGGATCCCAGATTAAAAGCCGTTTTTGCAAAGATCGGCGTGCCCGAAGCCAGACCTTTCATAGCCGATCCTTTTCAGGAAAAAGCCATTGAAGCCGTAGGCAAGGGCGACTGCCTTGTCATGGCTCCAACTGGCTCCGGGAAAACCTATATTGCGGAACAGGCCATAGAAAAGGTCTTCAGGGAAGGCAAAAGGGCCTGGTATGCCTCACCCCTAAAAGCCCTGACCAACGCCATCCATACTGCCTTCAGCCGGAAATTCGGTGAGGCCAATGTGGGTATTCTCACAGGGGACCGCAAAGAAAACCCGGATGCCCCCATCATCATCGGCACAACGGAAATCTTAAGAAACCAGCTCTATGATGCCATGCACACCTGTGAAGACATCCGTTGTGATCTGGTGATTCTGGATGAGGCCCACTATCTGGGCGACCCGGACAGGGGTGTGGTGTGGGAAGAAACCATCATTTATATGCCTCCCCGTGTACCGCTCCTCATGCTTTCCGCCACCATAGGCAATGCCGATGAGATTGCAGGATGGCTTGAATCCATCCGCCAGCAGACCTGCACCATCATCCGGGCCAAGCGGAGAATGGTGCCCCTGCAGCCCCTCTTTTTCCATCCCGGCGGCACCCTCTTCCCCTTTCTCATGGAACACGATGAAAAACGTCCCGGCAGCAAAAAAGGCCTCCACAAAAAGGTCATCCAGTACCTTTCTGCGGACAGACCTCCCCAACTGGCACCGCCCCGCCGTCTGCCCAATATGGCGGATATTCTGGCCGTACTGCGCCACTACAACCTCCTGCCTGCCATTTTCTTTCTGAAATCCAGATCCGACTGCGATGCCGCCATCACCCTGTGTGATGAAGTCGGTCTCCTTGCGGATCCGGAAAGGGGCGAACTCCTTAGCAAACGCATGGATGAGCTGACCCGATACTGGCCCCATGCGGCCCGCCATCCCCAGCGTATGCACATAGAAAAAAGGGCCGTTGCAGCCCACCATTCAGGCCATCTTCCTGCCTGGAAAATGGTGGTGGAAACCCTCATGTCCGAAGGTCTTCTGGATGCGGTTTTTGCCACTTCCACCGTGGCCGCCGGAGTTAATTTCCCAGCCAGAACCGTACTGATCGCCAACTCAGACCGTTTTAACGGTACCGAGTTCATGCCCCTTTCATCCACGGAATTTCACCAGATGACAGGCCGGGCAGGCCGCCGGGGTATGGACCGCATCGGCTTTGCCGTGGCCCTTCCCGGTAAATTCATGGATCTCCGCCACTTCGGAAAAATGATCAATGCCCCACCAACGGAAGTCGAAAGCCAGATCCGCATTGATTTTTCCATGGCCCTTAATCTGCTGCTCTCCCACACCCCTGCCATGATTCGGGAAATTATGGAACGCAGCTTTGCCGCCTTCCGCATTGCCAGCAAGCTCACCGGGAAAGGTTCAAAAAAAGCCAGCAAAGGTGCCGCAGAACTGCTCTTTGCCGACTTCATCCGTCATCTGAATTTTTTAAAGGATAAAAACTTTGTCAATGCAGATGACCGCCTCAGCGAAGACGGCATGTGGGCATCCCAGCTGCGCATTGACCAGCCCGTTCTGGTGGCTGAAGGCTTCCGGCTCAGGCTTTTTTCGGAAAACAACCCTGCTGTCATGGCCGGGCTCATGGCTTCCTTTGTCAATGAAAGGGAAGCCGATGATCAGGAAATTCCTTCGGATCTCATTGATGAAAAACTGCTCAAGGCTTTTTTGCACTTAAGAAAAAACCTGCAGCCCTTTGCCAAAGACATGGTTTCCAGAGGATTTCCAGTATTCCCCCTCTACCTGACGCCTGCGGTGACCGTGTACCACTGGGCCTCGGGCATGCCCTGGGAAGAAGTACATAAAAACAGCCCCCTTGCCGAAGGCGATCTGGTCCGGCTTCTGCTGCGCACCTCGGAAAATCTTCGTCATGTGGGCAATCTGGGGGGAGTCTTTCCCGAGGCATCCAAAAATGCCATGGCGGCTGTCAACGCAATTATGAGGGAACCGGTAACGGATGCCTATACCCTTTAA
- a CDS encoding TolC family protein: MPGEILSLKEMLTLSREGNPDMEEARARILEADALFREAGSGFWPVFGVSLAWTQGDAPSSYLFKTIDQRRLPQDVNFNDPGSFHNAEAVLWGRMQLYDGGRTGIFRQMADMGRKEAALGLEHRGNRLGAAVIQTFFHVKAAEEFLGIAEESIAAVSRQLEVMEVQYRGGGVLKSDLLSLEVRLAEVMEEKVRSENRLKMASSALSGLLGFCPGQGIRPGRADLVLPDMPLEGDAAMALALEHRADLKAMKISMQRYRKAVDAEGRRMLPGVTLQGRYWHDDPDAAFDKNRENWEVSLKASWEIFDGFSRKAGKEGALARKAGEEARARKLILVVRQEVEEGLSAVSGAKARHRVAQRAVALAGESLDLVRRQYEGGAVDVTRYLQAELDYNRARVRRTAAFYDQEGARADLARALGLLAGEV; encoded by the coding sequence GTGCCCGGTGAAATACTCTCCCTAAAGGAAATGCTGACCCTTTCCAGAGAAGGCAATCCTGATATGGAAGAGGCCAGGGCCAGGATTCTTGAAGCCGATGCCCTTTTCCGGGAAGCAGGTTCAGGATTCTGGCCGGTTTTTGGCGTTTCCCTTGCATGGACCCAAGGGGATGCGCCCAGTTCCTATCTTTTCAAAACCATTGATCAGCGTCGCCTGCCCCAGGATGTTAATTTCAATGATCCCGGATCCTTTCATAATGCGGAGGCTGTCCTCTGGGGACGTATGCAGCTTTATGACGGGGGCAGAACCGGGATTTTCAGGCAGATGGCGGATATGGGGAGAAAGGAGGCTGCTTTGGGGCTTGAGCACAGGGGCAATCGCCTCGGGGCCGCAGTGATTCAGACTTTTTTTCATGTGAAGGCAGCAGAAGAGTTCCTTGGCATAGCCGAAGAATCCATAGCAGCAGTTTCCCGCCAGCTGGAAGTGATGGAGGTGCAGTACAGGGGGGGCGGAGTTTTAAAATCCGACCTGCTTTCCCTGGAAGTCCGCCTTGCAGAGGTCATGGAAGAAAAGGTTCGCAGTGAAAACAGGCTTAAAATGGCATCCTCAGCCCTTTCCGGACTGCTGGGATTCTGTCCGGGGCAGGGTATAAGGCCGGGCAGGGCGGATCTTGTGCTGCCGGATATGCCCCTTGAAGGTGATGCGGCCATGGCCCTTGCCCTTGAACACAGGGCGGATCTTAAAGCCATGAAGATTTCCATGCAGCGTTACAGGAAGGCTGTGGATGCCGAGGGCAGACGGATGCTGCCCGGAGTGACGCTTCAGGGCCGTTACTGGCATGATGATCCGGATGCGGCTTTTGATAAGAACAGGGAAAACTGGGAGGTGTCCCTCAAGGCCAGTTGGGAAATATTTGACGGTTTTTCAAGAAAGGCGGGTAAGGAAGGTGCCCTTGCCCGAAAAGCAGGGGAAGAGGCAAGGGCAAGGAAGCTGATACTGGTCGTTCGTCAGGAAGTTGAGGAAGGGCTTTCTGCTGTCAGCGGAGCGAAAGCCCGACACAGGGTGGCCCAAAGGGCAGTGGCCCTTGCCGGAGAATCTCTTGATCTGGTGCGCAGGCAGTACGAAGGGGGGGCTGTGGATGTGACCCGCTATCTTCAGGCGGAACTGGATTATAACCGGGCCAGAGTGAGAAGAACTGCAGCCTTTTATGATCAGGAAGGGGCCAGGGCGGATCTTGCCAGGGCTCTGGGACTTCTTGCCGGGGAGGTGTGA
- a CDS encoding efflux RND transporter periplasmic adaptor subunit — protein sequence MMNQRQFFLDKGIFSGKFFLSCRTAGLAVFPGIFALIFLLGACGSGDSPHDRKVQSSSWQPEATVLALAGERQEWHEAVGTVRPRTESSIEARIAGQVKEIRVRSGSRVEKGELLILLDDRQVRARMEQAREGLGAARSARNEVLQAIEGAEASLEAARLDYERIQGFFSEGAATRRQVEQATSVFHQARAAASRAREGLAGADASIRQAEEVLKEAEIAHDYTRIRAPESGEVLKRLVEPGDMAVPGRSLLLLQTSGFLRLEAYVPEGLFTRVRPGESLSVRIRSLNTLLPAEVEELVPYADPETRTFLVKASLPEKEGLYPGMFGTLRIPLGSRPAVWLPSSAIRRVGQLDQVKVAVEDRWEKRYVTTGERMDDGMVEILSGLDGGERVALQRLAKEAS from the coding sequence ATGATGAATCAAAGACAGTTTTTTTTAGATAAGGGAATTTTTTCCGGAAAATTTTTCCTCAGTTGCCGGACAGCGGGGCTGGCGGTTTTTCCAGGGATCTTTGCCCTTATTTTTTTGCTTGGAGCCTGCGGCAGCGGTGACAGCCCCCATGACCGGAAAGTTCAGTCTTCATCATGGCAGCCCGAAGCTACGGTGCTGGCCCTTGCCGGAGAGAGACAGGAATGGCATGAGGCCGTGGGAACGGTGCGGCCCAGAACGGAGTCCAGTATTGAGGCCCGTATTGCCGGGCAGGTTAAAGAAATACGGGTGAGATCCGGGAGCCGGGTGGAGAAGGGTGAGCTTCTTATTCTGCTGGATGACCGTCAGGTGAGGGCTCGCATGGAGCAGGCCAGAGAAGGGCTGGGTGCAGCCCGTTCCGCACGCAATGAGGTGCTTCAGGCCATTGAGGGGGCCGAGGCATCTCTGGAGGCTGCCCGTCTGGATTATGAGCGGATTCAGGGTTTTTTCAGTGAGGGCGCTGCTACCCGGCGGCAGGTGGAACAGGCAACTTCCGTTTTTCATCAGGCCAGAGCCGCAGCCAGCAGGGCCAGAGAAGGGCTTGCCGGAGCAGATGCCTCCATCCGTCAGGCCGAAGAAGTGCTGAAGGAAGCGGAAATCGCCCATGATTACACCCGTATCCGTGCGCCGGAGTCGGGAGAGGTTCTTAAGAGGCTTGTGGAACCAGGGGATATGGCGGTTCCCGGCAGGTCCCTTCTTTTGCTTCAGACCAGCGGGTTTCTGCGTCTGGAAGCCTATGTGCCGGAAGGATTGTTTACCCGTGTGCGGCCGGGGGAAAGCCTGAGTGTGCGCATACGCAGTCTGAATACTTTGCTGCCCGCAGAGGTGGAAGAGCTGGTGCCCTATGCTGACCCTGAGACAAGGACCTTTCTTGTGAAGGCTTCCCTGCCTGAAAAGGAGGGCCTGTATCCCGGCATGTTCGGTACCCTCAGGATTCCTTTGGGAAGCCGTCCTGCGGTCTGGCTGCCATCGTCTGCCATTCGCAGGGTAGGACAGCTGGATCAGGTAAAGGTGGCAGTGGAAGACCGCTGGGAGAAACGCTATGTAACCACGGGTGAAAGGATGGATGACGGCATGGTGGAAATCCTTTCCGGTCTGGACGGGGGTGAAAGGGTTGCCCTGCAGCGTTTGGCAAAGGAGGCATCATGA
- a CDS encoding efflux RND transporter permease subunit, with amino-acid sequence MTSPPSFAGGPPAGVLMTLVRQFLSSKLSPIVIVAALSLGIFSVWLTPKEEEPQIVVPLADIFVDAPGASAKEVEQLVATPLERLLWQIDGVEYVYSMSSQDSAVVTVRFYVGEDREAALVKLHNRIMMNQDLVPPIVRGWLIKPVEIDDVPIVNLTLHSDLYDDHALRRMAEEMLVRISAVKDVSRTELVGGRKREVRVSLSAEGMMGFGVDVERVLAALATSDVSVSAGRVSQANRSFMVASDAFLKTVEDVASLVVGVHGGRPVYLKDVAKIEEGPEEALSYSRLSFGAGYGGEEIGGDPRHAVTIGVAKKRGTNAVSVAEAVVKRMAELEAEVLPHGVYVSVTRNYGETASEKVSGLLISLGFAVCSVVLLLALTLGWREALVVAVAVPLSFSLALFVNFIAGYTINRVTLFALILSLGLVVDDPITNVDNIQRNIRKGELDPKDATLMGVKEVLSPVLMSTVAIILCFVPLFFITGMMGPYMAPMAVNVPLTVIFSTLWALTIVPWLAWLLLRKRFGMRRDGEKKADAGVHPLIESLYRKLISPFLASAGYRWGLLGGILLLFAFCLSLVFFRQVPLKLLPFDNKAEFQVMLDLPEGSPLEATDAVVRDFEHFLRSVPEVTEVLSFTGTASPMDFNGMVRKYYLRQGPHLADIRVNLVHGSKRDIQSHGLVLRLRPELEALASRHGVAMQVVEVPPGPPVLATLVAEVYGKEDMSYGELLQGAAHVRDVMKAEPFVTDVDIMAEAEHERIAFVVNREKAALHGVSVEILLNTLATAVGGSIPATLHREDERFALPIRVIMPREARSSVSGLGAIPLRTASGAMVPLAELVDVQLMPEQGSIHHKNLERVVYVVGEMAGKSPAEGVIDLMARLRDNPAPEGIRVQWAGEGEWKITLRVFRDMGLAFAFALMGIYLLLVIQSGSFGLPLLIMMAIPLTLLGILPGFWLLNLVAAPSIGPYQHPVFFTATSMIGMIALGGIVIRNSLVLVEFIQEAVAKGMVLSEAILQSGAIRLRPIVLTALTTAIGATPITFDPVFSGLAWALIFGLFASTLFTLLVVPVTYYALFSRSGQQA; translated from the coding sequence ATGACTTCTCCCCCATCCTTTGCAGGAGGGCCGCCTGCGGGCGTGCTCATGACACTGGTACGTCAGTTTCTTTCCTCTAAACTTTCTCCCATTGTGATTGTGGCGGCTCTGTCTCTGGGTATTTTTTCCGTATGGCTTACGCCCAAGGAGGAGGAGCCCCAGATTGTGGTGCCCCTTGCGGATATTTTTGTGGATGCCCCCGGTGCTTCGGCAAAGGAGGTGGAGCAGCTGGTGGCAACCCCTCTGGAGCGTCTGCTCTGGCAGATTGACGGTGTGGAATATGTCTATTCCATGTCAAGTCAGGATTCGGCCGTGGTGACGGTGCGTTTTTATGTGGGAGAAGACAGGGAAGCTGCCTTGGTAAAGCTGCACAACCGGATCATGATGAATCAGGATCTGGTGCCTCCCATTGTCCGGGGCTGGCTTATCAAGCCCGTTGAGATAGATGATGTACCCATTGTGAACCTTACCCTGCATTCGGATCTTTATGATGATCATGCCCTGCGGCGCATGGCCGAAGAGATGCTGGTGCGGATTTCTGCGGTCAAGGATGTATCCCGCACGGAGCTGGTGGGGGGCAGAAAACGTGAGGTCCGGGTCAGTCTTTCCGCCGAAGGTATGATGGGTTTTGGTGTGGATGTGGAGAGGGTGCTGGCAGCCCTTGCCACTTCCGATGTTTCCGTGAGCGCTGGTCGGGTGAGTCAGGCTAACCGCAGCTTTATGGTGGCCAGTGATGCCTTTCTTAAAACCGTGGAGGATGTGGCTTCTCTGGTGGTGGGGGTGCATGGGGGCAGACCCGTATACCTCAAAGATGTGGCGAAGATAGAAGAAGGCCCGGAAGAGGCCCTTTCCTACTCAAGGCTGAGTTTTGGTGCGGGGTATGGGGGGGAGGAGATCGGTGGAGATCCCCGCCATGCCGTTACCATAGGTGTTGCTAAAAAAAGGGGTACCAATGCTGTTTCTGTGGCCGAAGCTGTGGTTAAAAGAATGGCGGAGCTTGAAGCCGAGGTGCTTCCCCATGGGGTATACGTTTCCGTGACCCGCAATTACGGGGAAACGGCCAGTGAAAAGGTTTCAGGTCTTTTGATTTCCTTAGGCTTTGCCGTATGTTCCGTTGTGCTGCTTCTGGCCCTGACCCTGGGATGGAGGGAAGCCCTTGTGGTGGCTGTGGCCGTGCCTTTGAGCTTTTCCCTGGCCCTTTTTGTGAATTTCATTGCCGGTTACACCATCAACCGGGTGACCCTTTTTGCCTTGATTCTGTCCCTGGGGCTTGTGGTGGATGATCCCATCACCAATGTGGACAATATACAGCGCAATATCCGTAAGGGCGAGCTTGACCCTAAAGATGCCACCCTTATGGGGGTGAAGGAGGTTCTGTCTCCGGTTCTGATGTCCACCGTGGCCATAATCCTCTGTTTTGTGCCCCTTTTTTTCATTACAGGCATGATGGGACCCTATATGGCTCCCATGGCGGTGAATGTGCCCCTTACGGTAATATTTTCCACCCTCTGGGCCCTTACCATTGTTCCATGGCTGGCCTGGCTTCTCCTGCGTAAACGCTTTGGTATGCGCAGGGATGGAGAAAAAAAAGCGGATGCAGGAGTGCATCCCCTGATTGAATCCCTTTACAGAAAGCTCATCAGCCCCTTTCTTGCTTCCGCAGGATACAGGTGGGGGCTTTTAGGGGGGATTCTTCTGCTTTTTGCCTTTTGTCTTTCCCTTGTTTTTTTCCGCCAGGTCCCCTTAAAGCTTCTTCCCTTTGACAACAAGGCTGAGTTTCAGGTGATGCTGGATCTGCCCGAAGGTAGTCCCCTTGAGGCCACCGATGCCGTTGTGAGGGATTTTGAACATTTTCTGCGTTCAGTGCCCGAGGTGACGGAAGTGCTTTCTTTCACGGGTACGGCATCTCCCATGGATTTTAACGGTATGGTGAGAAAATACTATCTGCGTCAGGGGCCCCATCTGGCGGATATCCGTGTAAATCTGGTGCATGGAAGTAAAAGGGATATTCAGAGTCACGGTCTTGTACTGCGGCTGAGACCGGAACTGGAGGCCTTGGCTTCCCGCCACGGGGTGGCCATGCAGGTTGTGGAGGTTCCCCCCGGGCCGCCGGTACTGGCAACACTGGTGGCGGAAGTTTATGGAAAAGAGGATATGTCCTATGGCGAGCTGCTCCAGGGAGCGGCCCATGTGCGGGATGTAATGAAGGCGGAGCCCTTTGTCACCGATGTGGATATCATGGCGGAAGCCGAGCATGAACGCATTGCCTTTGTGGTGAACCGGGAAAAGGCGGCTCTGCACGGGGTATCCGTTGAGATTCTGCTGAATACCCTTGCCACGGCCGTGGGTGGAAGCATTCCCGCCACCCTGCACAGGGAGGACGAGCGTTTTGCCCTGCCCATCCGGGTGATTATGCCCAGAGAAGCCAGAAGCTCCGTCAGCGGACTTGGGGCTATTCCTCTGCGGACTGCCTCGGGTGCCATGGTTCCTTTAGCGGAGCTTGTGGATGTGCAGCTTATGCCGGAACAGGGAAGCATTCACCATAAGAATCTCGAAAGGGTGGTTTATGTTGTGGGAGAGATGGCAGGAAAATCACCTGCCGAGGGGGTGATAGATCTCATGGCCCGTCTCCGGGATAATCCTGCGCCTGAAGGTATCCGTGTGCAGTGGGCCGGGGAAGGGGAATGGAAGATCACCCTCAGGGTATTCAGGGATATGGGCCTTGCCTTTGCCTTTGCCCTAATGGGGATTTATCTTCTGCTGGTGATACAGTCCGGAAGCTTTGGTTTGCCGCTGCTGATCATGATGGCCATTCCCCTGACCCTGTTGGGTATTCTGCCGGGCTTCTGGCTTCTGAATCTGGTGGCGGCACCTTCCATAGGACCCTACCAGCATCCCGTTTTTTTCACGGCCACTTCCATGATCGGTATGATTGCCCTTGGAGGCATTGTGATCCGGAATTCGCTGGTGCTGGTGGAGTTTATTCAGGAGGCCGTGGCAAAGGGGATGGTCCTTTCTGAGGCGATTCTCCAGAGCGGGGCCATCCGCCTGCGGCCCATTGTGCTGACAGCTCTGACCACAGCCATCGGTGCTACGCCCATTACCTTTGATCCGGTCTTTTCCGGTCTGGCCTGGGCTTTGATTTTCGGGCTTTTTGCCTCAACCCTTTTTACCTTGCTGGTGGTGCCCGTGACTTATTATGCCCTTTTCAGCAGGTCCGGGCAGCAGGCTTGA